Proteins co-encoded in one Paracrocinitomix mangrovi genomic window:
- a CDS encoding cellulose synthase family protein encodes MSFIFLYSIVQLSLLINYLKSKRSIVKKERSEFDINNYPQVTIQLPIYNEYYVVERLIDSICQFNYPKDKLEIQILDDSNDETTDIISSKVHFYQLQGFDIKQIQRVKRTGYKAGALKYGTSIAKGEFIAIFDADFLPDADFLLKTIPHFKDENIGVVQTKWEYTNEDYSFLTKLQAFGLNAHFTIEQTGRNYGNHFINFNGTAGVWRKSCILDAGDWQSDTLTEDLDLSYRAQLKKWKFVYLENVGSPSELPVDINALKAQQFRWTKGAAECVKKNLFKVIVNKEVKLSTKTHAIFHLMNSSIFVFVFIISLLSFPLTWAKSNMEEYSLLFNISSFFMISWLILASFYFVAFIQDKQKSILSYFWKFPLFLSISMALGLHNSLAVIEGYIGKKSPFIRTPKFNITEKSDNWSTGKYAIKKVGLMTYLEGALLLYFIWGFQCAIQLKDYQMLPLYILLIVGYSTVFLSSIFHWKRSVKEEIYQGEYSKS; translated from the coding sequence ATGAGTTTTATCTTTCTGTACAGTATAGTGCAGTTAAGCCTACTCATTAACTACTTGAAATCAAAACGGTCGATAGTAAAAAAAGAGAGATCAGAATTTGACATTAACAATTATCCGCAAGTCACTATTCAACTTCCTATCTACAATGAATATTACGTTGTTGAACGCTTAATAGACAGTATTTGTCAATTTAACTATCCTAAAGACAAGCTTGAAATTCAAATTCTTGACGACTCCAATGATGAAACAACTGATATTATTTCATCTAAAGTCCATTTTTATCAATTACAAGGGTTTGATATAAAACAAATTCAAAGAGTTAAAAGAACAGGCTACAAAGCCGGCGCACTTAAATACGGAACAAGTATTGCCAAAGGTGAGTTTATTGCCATTTTTGATGCGGACTTTCTACCTGATGCCGACTTTCTACTTAAAACAATACCTCATTTTAAAGATGAAAATATAGGGGTAGTTCAAACAAAATGGGAATATACCAATGAAGACTATTCTTTTCTTACCAAGCTGCAAGCCTTTGGTTTAAATGCTCATTTTACCATTGAACAAACTGGTAGAAACTACGGAAATCACTTTATAAATTTTAATGGAACTGCCGGAGTGTGGAGAAAAAGCTGCATTTTGGATGCAGGGGATTGGCAATCTGATACATTAACAGAAGATCTTGATCTTAGCTATCGTGCACAGTTAAAAAAATGGAAATTCGTTTATCTTGAAAACGTTGGATCGCCTTCTGAATTACCAGTGGATATAAATGCACTTAAAGCACAACAGTTTAGATGGACCAAAGGAGCGGCAGAATGCGTTAAAAAGAACTTATTCAAAGTAATTGTCAATAAAGAGGTTAAATTATCTACCAAAACTCACGCTATTTTTCATCTTATGAATAGCTCGATATTTGTTTTTGTATTTATCATTTCATTGTTGTCTTTTCCCTTAACCTGGGCTAAATCAAATATGGAAGAGTATTCCCTTCTTTTCAATATCTCTAGTTTTTTCATGATATCGTGGCTGATTTTAGCCAGTTTTTATTTTGTTGCATTTATTCAAGACAAACAAAAATCGATACTTTCTTATTTTTGGAAATTCCCTCTTTTCTTATCCATCTCAATGGCACTTGGTCTGCACAATAGTCTTGCAGTAATTGAAGGATACATAGGCAAAAAGAGTCCTTTTATTAGAACTCCTAAATTCAACATCACAGAAAAATCTGATAATTGGAGTACAGGAAAATATGCCATTAAAAAAGTTGGTTTAATGACCTACTTAGAAGGAGCACTACTACTCTATTTTATTTGGGGTTTTCAATGCGCCATTCAATTAAAAGATTACCAAATGTTGCCTTTGTATATCTTACTAATTGTTGGATACTCAACGGTTTTTCTTAGTTCTATATTTCATTGGAAGAGAAGTGTAAAAGAAGAAATTTATCAAGGTGAGTACAGCAAATCATAA
- a CDS encoding T9SS type A sorting domain-containing protein — translation MKKSILLLASIPVALVSAYFFVGNVSEADGNYSPRLSSHVNHYSNGSDGMLEYYHRLKGDYTQEDYLRAKDEMSLLPSNRATVTWNEHGPDNVGGRTRAILIDKNDINHVYAGSVSGGLFESISRANFWTPITLFSENLAISSMCQTADGTIYIATGHNAETSSGSQNAYDTGGNGDGMYKLVRNTDGETTDVIKLTNLSASVTTINEIVCDTITNQVWVATNQGLKLYNPGDDSFTDISNGLSLGGCTALAMSKDGSVMIAAVSSPIKTHVSYDGGASFIDVTSSANSGSPIPIGTGRVEYAISHERGTNGNYYVYAVRASPYLAGVWMSSNNGLDWTQTAPPNNQQPGSFSPFSTGGGSAQGLYDNIISVAKGNPEKMFLGGIDCYSWATTGNWTQLSQWFLAPQDPQYVHADQHEMVWDDLGRLYIGNDGGVHFSDDGGQTFHPANRGFNVTQFYAIGASAHGDVIGGAQDNGTQANYHNNSTWHEFDEVGGGDGFSCEISFINRDILFSSVYHGAVRRSADRGQNSNSFVPDEFSPAGIGSLGCSPGATSGGCGQFFTNFKLWENPNDLNSTDSIHFVPSEAYQIGDIVQVPSKTTQTYIQYTCPINVNYEDTVNYNGTITGADTVITSIAPSNDYNLSVFAYTFVYGAPALDPGDTVYLSDLDTNIVIESVSTIPHYYATNAGAPGDTLDMGNDSIAFNISWDTLIVQDPYQSWFAVGLGRGQGVWMTRNALRFSAPAEDWFLVNHVPIPGAGSSNPSAGQVSAMEFSRDGDNLFVGTWDGLLFRLSGFGDVYSPEKGVDTLIDADLVSNVANLQTTWTQIGSFGSPVTGIAVEGDLTHVVVTLGYYTSSANGKVQETTDALGSSPTWSNMGLSNNLPCYSVVIDRDDPNVVVVGTDMGTYVTEDGGNNWENCSGIFGNVPVFDMKQNWRTWDEGNLKPGEIYIGTHGRGIWSTEAYLSLPHQQDNLEAKKFTSNIKVYPNPMRDQGTIAFELENSSNVEVKIFNLSGQVVRTINETNVAAGQNKIEFGVEDLPSGSYIIRLTAGTMVETNKFIKY, via the coding sequence ATGAAAAAATCTATTTTATTATTAGCTTCTATACCAGTAGCACTGGTTTCAGCTTACTTTTTTGTAGGTAATGTATCTGAAGCTGATGGAAATTATTCACCGAGATTATCATCTCACGTTAATCATTACAGCAATGGTTCTGACGGAATGTTGGAATATTACCACAGATTAAAAGGTGATTATACTCAAGAAGATTATTTAAGAGCAAAAGATGAAATGTCTTTGTTGCCTTCTAATAGAGCAACTGTTACCTGGAATGAACACGGTCCGGATAACGTTGGAGGAAGAACAAGAGCTATTTTAATTGACAAAAACGATATTAATCACGTTTATGCAGGTTCTGTATCAGGTGGTTTGTTTGAATCTATTAGTAGAGCGAACTTCTGGACTCCTATTACTTTGTTTTCAGAAAATCTAGCTATTTCTTCAATGTGTCAAACTGCAGACGGGACAATATATATTGCAACAGGGCATAATGCAGAAACCTCATCAGGTTCTCAAAATGCTTATGACACAGGTGGAAATGGAGACGGAATGTATAAATTAGTTAGAAATACGGATGGTGAAACAACTGACGTAATAAAACTAACAAATTTAAGTGCATCTGTTACGACTATTAATGAAATTGTATGTGACACGATCACAAATCAAGTATGGGTTGCTACAAATCAAGGATTGAAATTGTATAATCCTGGTGATGATTCTTTTACAGATATCTCAAATGGCCTTTCTTTAGGTGGATGTACAGCTTTGGCTATGTCAAAAGACGGTTCAGTTATGATTGCTGCTGTTTCAAGCCCAATCAAAACACATGTTTCTTATGATGGTGGTGCAAGCTTTATAGATGTTACTTCTTCTGCAAATTCTGGTTCACCAATTCCAATTGGAACAGGGAGAGTTGAATATGCTATTTCTCATGAAAGAGGAACTAACGGAAACTATTATGTTTATGCAGTTAGAGCAAGTCCTTATTTAGCTGGTGTTTGGATGTCTTCAAATAACGGATTAGATTGGACACAAACTGCACCTCCTAATAATCAACAGCCTGGTTCATTTTCACCTTTCTCAACAGGAGGTGGATCTGCACAAGGATTGTATGATAACATTATTTCAGTTGCAAAAGGTAACCCTGAGAAAATGTTCTTAGGAGGAATCGACTGCTATTCATGGGCAACTACAGGTAACTGGACTCAATTATCTCAGTGGTTCTTAGCTCCTCAAGACCCTCAATATGTTCATGCTGATCAACACGAAATGGTATGGGATGATTTGGGAAGACTTTACATAGGTAATGATGGTGGAGTTCATTTCTCTGACGACGGAGGTCAAACTTTCCACCCAGCAAACAGAGGATTCAATGTAACTCAGTTTTATGCAATTGGTGCTTCAGCTCATGGAGATGTAATTGGTGGGGCTCAAGATAACGGAACCCAAGCTAACTACCACAACAATTCTACTTGGCATGAATTTGATGAAGTAGGTGGAGGAGATGGTTTCTCTTGTGAAATCTCATTCATCAATAGAGATATTTTATTCTCTTCAGTTTATCACGGAGCAGTTCGTAGATCTGCAGACAGAGGTCAAAACTCTAATTCATTTGTACCTGATGAGTTTTCTCCAGCCGGTATAGGTTCTTTAGGATGTTCTCCTGGAGCTACTTCTGGAGGATGTGGACAATTCTTTACAAATTTTAAATTGTGGGAAAATCCTAACGATTTGAACTCTACTGATTCAATTCACTTCGTTCCTTCAGAAGCTTATCAAATTGGAGACATTGTACAAGTGCCTTCTAAAACAACTCAAACTTATATTCAATATACTTGTCCAATTAATGTAAATTATGAGGATACGGTAAATTACAATGGTACAATCACAGGAGCAGACACCGTAATTACATCTATTGCACCATCAAATGACTATAATTTAAGTGTATTTGCTTACACTTTCGTATACGGAGCTCCTGCTCTTGATCCTGGAGATACAGTTTACTTAAGTGATTTAGACACAAACATTGTAATTGAATCAGTATCTACAATTCCTCATTACTACGCTACTAACGCTGGTGCACCTGGTGATACATTAGACATGGGGAATGATTCGATCGCTTTCAATATATCATGGGATACATTAATTGTTCAAGACCCTTACCAATCTTGGTTTGCTGTAGGATTAGGTCGAGGTCAAGGAGTTTGGATGACTAGAAATGCTCTTCGATTTTCGGCACCTGCTGAGGATTGGTTCTTAGTTAATCATGTACCAATTCCTGGAGCAGGATCATCAAACCCGTCTGCTGGACAAGTTTCTGCTATGGAATTCTCACGGGATGGTGACAATTTATTTGTTGGTACTTGGGATGGATTGTTATTTAGATTAAGTGGTTTTGGTGATGTCTATTCTCCGGAAAAAGGAGTTGACACATTAATTGATGCGGATTTAGTATCCAACGTTGCTAACCTTCAAACTACATGGACACAGATCGGATCATTTGGGTCACCTGTGACAGGTATTGCTGTTGAGGGGGATCTTACTCATGTTGTTGTTACTTTAGGATATTACACATCATCTGCTAACGGGAAAGTTCAAGAAACTACTGACGCTTTAGGTTCTTCACCTACTTGGTCAAACATGGGGTTATCTAACAACTTACCTTGCTACAGTGTAGTAATTGATAGAGATGATCCAAATGTTGTAGTTGTTGGAACTGACATGGGTACATACGTTACAGAAGATGGAGGAAATAACTGGGAAAATTGCTCAGGAATTTTTGGAAATGTACCTGTATTTGATATGAAACAAAACTGGAGAACTTGGGATGAAGGAAACCTTAAACCAGGAGAAATTTATATCGGTACGCATGGTAGAGGTATTTGGAGTACTGAAGCATACTTGTCATTGCCTCACCAACAAGACAACTTAGAAGCTAAGAAGTTTACTTCTAACATCAAAGTTTATCCTAATCCAATGAGAGATCAAGGAACTATAGCATTTGAATTAGAAAACTCTTCTAACGTTGAAGTGAAAATCTTCAATCTAAGCGGTCAAGTTGTTAGAACAATCAACGAAACAAATGTTGCTGCAGGACAAAATAAAATTGAATTTGGTGTAGAAGATTTACCTAGTGGATCTTACATCATCAGACTTACTGCCGGAACAATGGTTGAAACTAATAAGTTCATCAAATACTAA
- the lipA gene encoding lipoyl synthase translates to MDTITTNDNPVRIKKPKWLRVKLPTGENYKKVRSLVDEHNLHTICESGNCPNMGECWGEGTATFMILGNICTRSCGFCAVQTGKPLDVDLFEPAKVAQSVKLMQVKHAVLTSVDRDDLEDGGADIWVATVKSIRRKSPGTTMETLIPDFGGKWQNLQKIIEVAPEVVSHNLETVRRLTKQVRIQAKYDRSLEVLMRLKKGGMKTKSGIMLGLGETEEEIFETIDDLSTVNCDILTMGQYLQPTPKHLPVAEFVPPQKFDEYKEYALTKGFKYVESGPLVRSSYHAEKHLF, encoded by the coding sequence ATGGACACTATAACTACAAATGACAATCCGGTTCGTATAAAAAAACCAAAGTGGCTTCGTGTAAAACTGCCAACAGGTGAAAATTATAAAAAGGTAAGGTCTCTGGTAGACGAGCATAATTTACACACCATTTGTGAAAGTGGAAATTGCCCAAATATGGGTGAATGTTGGGGAGAAGGAACTGCTACTTTTATGATACTGGGAAATATATGTACCAGATCTTGCGGTTTTTGTGCCGTTCAAACCGGCAAACCCTTAGATGTCGATTTATTTGAACCTGCTAAAGTTGCTCAATCAGTAAAGTTAATGCAAGTTAAACATGCGGTTTTAACTTCAGTGGATAGAGATGACCTGGAAGATGGAGGTGCAGATATTTGGGTGGCTACAGTGAAATCAATTCGCAGAAAAAGTCCGGGAACTACTATGGAAACTTTGATTCCTGATTTCGGTGGTAAATGGCAAAATCTGCAAAAGATTATTGAAGTAGCACCAGAAGTTGTTTCTCATAATTTAGAAACAGTTAGAAGATTAACAAAGCAAGTTCGTATTCAGGCTAAATATGATAGATCGCTGGAAGTTTTAATGAGATTAAAAAAAGGTGGAATGAAAACCAAATCTGGCATTATGTTAGGTTTAGGTGAAACAGAAGAAGAAATCTTTGAAACTATTGATGATTTAAGTACAGTTAATTGCGATATTCTAACCATGGGGCAATATTTACAGCCTACTCCGAAACATTTACCGGTGGCGGAATTTGTACCACCTCAAAAATTTGATGAGTATAAAGAATATGCTTTAACCAAAGGCTTTAAATATGTTGAAAGTGGGCCTTTAGTAAGGTCATCATACCATGCTGAAAAACATCTTTTTTAA
- a CDS encoding OsmC family protein, protein MEKKYDINYLGDLRCEALHIKSNTLIETDAPTDNNGKGEKFSPTDLVATALVTCILTVVGIHFEQEGRKISEIKCEVNKVMASNPRRIKEISIQFDFGSNSFSHDDLRIIEEKVHHCPVTESLAKDIIISTNLKQLFY, encoded by the coding sequence ATGGAAAAGAAATATGACATTAATTACTTAGGCGATTTAAGATGCGAAGCATTACACATTAAATCAAATACCTTAATTGAAACTGATGCTCCCACCGATAACAATGGAAAGGGAGAGAAATTTTCACCAACTGACCTGGTGGCAACTGCACTGGTTACATGTATTTTAACAGTTGTAGGGATACACTTTGAACAGGAAGGGAGGAAAATAAGTGAAATTAAATGTGAAGTGAATAAAGTAATGGCTTCTAATCCAAGAAGAATTAAAGAGATCAGTATTCAGTTTGATTTTGGTTCCAATAGTTTTAGTCATGATGATCTTAGAATTATTGAAGAAAAAGTTCATCATTGTCCAGTCACAGAAAGTTTGGCGAAGGACATTATTATTTCAACCAATCTGAAACAATTATTCTATTGA
- a CDS encoding CvpA family protein, producing the protein MNYLDILIVIPIIIGGWRGFKKGFIIEFFTLLALILGIYAGIHFSDFMTNILRDNLNLTTQYLPVIAFTITFLLVGAMVFFLGKVLERAIKVVALTPINKIAGLIFGAAKMLYLLSALLVILESIDEKNDFIPTEQKEGSLLYEVVKHTSLQTVPALKSSTLFLKSIE; encoded by the coding sequence ATGAATTATCTCGACATTTTAATAGTCATTCCTATCATTATTGGTGGGTGGAGAGGTTTTAAAAAAGGCTTTATAATTGAGTTTTTTACCTTATTGGCTTTGATTTTGGGAATTTACGCAGGTATTCATTTCTCTGATTTTATGACCAACATTCTTCGAGATAACCTAAACCTGACTACTCAATACTTACCTGTAATTGCCTTTACAATAACCTTTTTACTAGTAGGAGCAATGGTATTTTTCTTAGGAAAAGTATTGGAAAGGGCAATTAAAGTTGTCGCTTTAACGCCAATTAATAAAATTGCTGGATTAATATTTGGAGCAGCAAAAATGCTTTATCTATTGAGTGCGTTATTGGTTATCTTAGAATCTATAGATGAAAAAAATGACTTTATCCCAACAGAACAAAAAGAAGGTTCACTTTTATACGAAGTCGTTAAACACACTTCTCTACAAACGGTTCCTGCTTTAAAAAGTAGTACCTTATTCTTAAAATCAATAGAATAA
- the rseP gene encoding RIP metalloprotease RseP codes for MDILIQAGQLILSLSILIVLHEFGHYLPARAFKTRVEKFYLFFDYKFSIFKKKIKDTEWGIGWIPLGGYVKISGMIDESMDKEQMAQEPQPWEFRTKPAWQRLIIMIGGIVVNLIVGFVIYAMVLAIWGREYLPADKIVNGYSIAPEFKHYGFEDGDKVLSLDGEVVKESNNINKFILLRGVQDVEVEHPSGEIETIKLSEDVEYEMFQTGAMSMFSPRTHAVIDSIYEASPAETAGFQKGDQIVGLNGAKLEFWDEFSNGLRDYQKREWKVVYEKDGRIDSTFSSIDSIMMGGLARTNGLDTEDRLISINDTELVSWDQMLSTVHNLRNVDVDIKRGDKLISMNVTPNNRGLLGVGLSDKEIKDLVATEEYSIGAAIASGFKLAYWTLHDYAAQLKFVFTKKGASSMGGFGAFGKLFEPEWNWHTFWLNTALISIILAFMNFLPIPALDGGHIMFLLYEMITGRKPNEKVLEYAQLVGLILILGLVLYANGNDIYKAFTE; via the coding sequence ATGGATATCCTAATTCAAGCCGGACAATTGATCTTAAGTCTCTCGATTCTTATCGTTTTACATGAGTTTGGACATTACTTGCCGGCACGCGCTTTTAAAACAAGAGTAGAAAAATTCTACCTTTTCTTTGATTATAAATTCTCGATTTTCAAAAAGAAAATTAAGGATACAGAATGGGGAATTGGTTGGATTCCTTTGGGTGGTTATGTAAAAATATCAGGAATGATTGATGAGTCAATGGACAAAGAACAGATGGCTCAAGAACCGCAACCATGGGAATTCAGAACAAAACCAGCATGGCAGAGATTGATCATTATGATCGGTGGAATCGTAGTAAACTTGATAGTAGGTTTTGTTATTTATGCTATGGTTTTAGCTATTTGGGGTAGAGAGTACTTACCAGCAGATAAAATAGTAAACGGTTATTCAATTGCTCCTGAATTCAAACATTATGGTTTCGAAGATGGAGATAAAGTGCTGTCTTTGGATGGAGAAGTAGTTAAAGAATCTAATAATATCAATAAGTTCATTTTATTGAGAGGAGTTCAAGACGTAGAAGTTGAGCACCCTTCTGGAGAAATTGAAACGATCAAGTTGAGTGAGGATGTAGAATATGAAATGTTCCAAACCGGAGCAATGTCAATGTTCTCACCAAGAACACACGCAGTAATTGATTCAATTTATGAAGCTTCCCCTGCAGAAACTGCGGGTTTTCAAAAAGGAGATCAAATAGTTGGTTTGAATGGTGCTAAATTGGAGTTTTGGGATGAATTTTCAAATGGTTTGAGGGATTACCAAAAAAGAGAGTGGAAAGTAGTTTATGAAAAAGATGGAAGAATTGATAGTACTTTCTCTTCTATAGACTCAATCATGATGGGAGGTTTGGCCCGCACTAATGGTTTGGATACTGAAGATAGATTAATAAGTATTAACGATACTGAATTAGTTTCTTGGGATCAAATGTTATCTACTGTTCACAATTTAAGAAATGTTGATGTTGATATTAAGCGTGGAGATAAATTAATTTCCATGAATGTAACACCAAACAATAGAGGTCTTTTAGGAGTTGGACTTAGTGATAAAGAAATTAAAGATTTAGTTGCTACAGAAGAATATTCAATAGGTGCTGCCATTGCATCAGGATTTAAATTGGCTTATTGGACACTGCATGATTATGCCGCTCAGTTGAAGTTTGTATTTACTAAGAAAGGTGCTTCTTCAATGGGTGGTTTTGGAGCCTTTGGTAAATTATTTGAGCCTGAGTGGAACTGGCATACTTTCTGGCTAAACACGGCATTGATTTCTATTATTCTTGCGTTCATGAATTTCCTACCAATCCCTGCTTTAGACGGTGGACATATAATGTTCTTATTATATGAAATGATTACCGGTAGAAAACCAAATGAAAAAGTGTTGGAATATGCTCAGTTAGTTGGGTTGATCTTGATACTAGGATTGGTGCTATATGCCAATGGAAATGATATTTACAAAGCATTTACGGAATAA
- a CDS encoding asparagine synthetase B, with translation MTYLFRILLLILLALPYSGKASAILVPMDETQKNHLKAYGVAYWVLENEVVMEWLLNYRGGSFLFPHAELIEEELILKGVSYSILPDSKVKAIKSEIANPEVNMEVVQLEKAPKIAVYTPKGKQPWDDAVTMVLTYAEIPYEEIYDSTVVKGGLPEFDWLHLHHEDFTGQYGKFYRNYHTQSWYQKQVRDNEEMAKKLGFEKVSELKLAVAVNIKNFVAGGGFLFTMCSGTDSYDIALSAESTDICEHMYDGDPAEANFQSKIDFTKTLAFKDFTVEKDPMVYEYSDIDGTKDHLRVPEQQDKFFLFEFSAKWDVVPTMLCQNHTMEIDGFMGQTTDFRTEFIKPDVLIMGENKAMGTARYIHGEFGEGTWTFYGGHDPEDYQHFVGDPPTDLNLHPNSPGYRLILNNILFPAAKKKKRKT, from the coding sequence ATGACATACCTTTTTAGAATATTACTATTAATCTTACTGGCACTGCCCTATAGCGGAAAAGCTTCTGCTATTTTGGTCCCAATGGATGAAACTCAAAAAAATCATCTTAAAGCTTACGGTGTAGCCTATTGGGTACTAGAAAATGAGGTAGTAATGGAATGGCTACTTAATTATAGAGGTGGAAGTTTTCTTTTTCCTCACGCCGAATTAATTGAAGAAGAGCTTATTCTTAAAGGAGTTTCATACAGCATACTTCCAGACTCTAAAGTAAAAGCAATTAAATCCGAAATTGCGAACCCCGAAGTAAACATGGAAGTTGTTCAGCTAGAAAAAGCACCTAAAATTGCCGTTTACACCCCAAAAGGTAAACAACCATGGGATGATGCTGTAACAATGGTTCTTACTTACGCAGAAATACCTTATGAAGAGATTTATGACTCTACAGTTGTAAAAGGTGGTCTACCTGAATTTGATTGGCTACATCTTCACCATGAAGATTTTACAGGACAATACGGTAAATTCTATAGAAACTATCATACCCAAAGCTGGTACCAAAAACAAGTACGAGACAATGAAGAAATGGCTAAAAAACTTGGTTTTGAAAAGGTCTCTGAATTAAAATTAGCAGTTGCGGTAAACATTAAAAACTTTGTTGCTGGTGGTGGATTCTTATTTACAATGTGTAGCGGAACGGACAGTTACGATATTGCGCTAAGTGCTGAAAGTACAGATATCTGTGAGCATATGTATGACGGTGATCCTGCTGAAGCGAACTTTCAATCAAAAATAGATTTCACCAAAACCCTTGCATTTAAAGACTTTACAGTTGAAAAAGATCCAATGGTTTATGAATATTCTGATATTGACGGAACAAAAGATCACTTAAGAGTTCCTGAACAGCAAGACAAGTTCTTTTTATTTGAATTTTCGGCTAAATGGGATGTTGTACCCACTATGCTTTGCCAAAATCACACAATGGAAATTGATGGTTTCATGGGGCAAACTACTGACTTTAGAACAGAATTTATCAAACCTGATGTTTTGATCATGGGTGAAAATAAGGCTATGGGAACAGCCAGATATATTCATGGTGAATTTGGTGAAGGGACCTGGACCTTTTATGGAGGCCATGATCCTGAGGATTATCAACACTTTGTAGGAGATCCACCAACAGATTTAAATCTACATCCTAACTCTCCAGGATACAGATTAATCCTCAATAACATCTTATTTCCTGCAGCTAAAAAGAAGAAGAGAAAGACTTAA
- the dnaB gene encoding replicative DNA helicase, translating to MEEKNVNSGQKRSLINKSIQSIGEIGKIPPQAVDIEEAVLGAMLLERNAVNDAIDILEPESFYKMEHQKIYAAIKDLFGHSENIDILSVTEKLRKKGELQLVGGPGFIASLTNRVASAAHVEYHARIISEKYILRSLIEVSSEVIKNAYDETKDVFNVLNEAEDGLFKIAEGNLKKGYSGVKELVKEATDEIEAASKNKDGVSGVPTGFTDLDRLTSGWQKSDMIVLAARPGMGKTAFVLSMARNSAIEFGQATAIFSLEMSNVQLVKRMMAMETGISSEKLRKGFTDPEDWEKLHSRLSNLTDAPIFIDDTPALSIFELRAKCRRMKMQHDIQLVIIDYLQLMTAGTKGGNREQEISTISRSIKEIAKEINVPIIALSQLSRSVETRGGDKRPMLSDLRESGAIEQDADMVVFIYRPEYYGLDQDENGLPTEGIGEIIVAKHRNGSLDTVRLKFIKELTRFDNLDAFDTMDYGTSFVPNKDFDNSSDTITLGSKMNDDDIPLGNNLDDIPF from the coding sequence ATGGAAGAGAAGAATGTAAATAGTGGGCAGAAAAGATCGTTAATCAACAAATCAATTCAAAGTATAGGTGAAATTGGCAAGATCCCTCCTCAGGCTGTGGATATTGAAGAAGCTGTACTTGGAGCTATGTTGTTAGAACGAAATGCAGTGAATGATGCAATCGACATTTTGGAACCTGAAAGTTTCTACAAAATGGAGCATCAAAAAATATATGCTGCAATCAAAGATCTTTTTGGTCACTCTGAAAATATCGACATTCTTTCTGTTACTGAAAAATTGAGAAAAAAAGGGGAACTTCAACTTGTTGGTGGGCCCGGATTTATAGCTTCTCTTACAAACCGTGTAGCTTCTGCAGCTCATGTTGAATACCACGCAAGAATTATCTCTGAAAAATACATTTTGAGATCTTTAATTGAAGTTTCATCTGAAGTGATTAAAAACGCCTATGATGAAACCAAAGATGTATTCAACGTACTAAACGAAGCGGAAGATGGCTTATTTAAAATTGCTGAAGGAAACCTTAAAAAAGGTTACTCAGGTGTTAAAGAGCTGGTAAAAGAAGCCACAGATGAGATTGAAGCTGCTTCAAAAAATAAGGATGGTGTTTCTGGTGTTCCTACCGGATTTACTGATCTTGATAGATTGACATCAGGTTGGCAAAAATCTGATATGATTGTATTAGCTGCTCGTCCCGGAATGGGTAAAACAGCCTTTGTACTTTCAATGGCTAGAAATTCTGCAATTGAATTTGGACAGGCAACAGCAATCTTCTCGCTAGAGATGTCTAACGTACAGTTAGTAAAAAGGATGATGGCCATGGAAACTGGTATATCATCTGAAAAACTGCGTAAAGGTTTTACAGACCCTGAAGATTGGGAAAAATTGCACAGTAGGTTGAGTAATCTAACTGACGCACCAATTTTTATTGATGACACCCCTGCCCTTTCAATTTTTGAATTGCGTGCAAAGTGTCGTAGAATGAAAATGCAGCATGACATTCAACTGGTTATCATAGATTACTTACAGTTAATGACAGCCGGAACAAAAGGAGGGAACAGAGAGCAGGAAATCTCAACTATTTCAAGATCCATCAAAGAAATTGCAAAAGAGATTAACGTCCCTATTATAGCCTTGTCACAGCTTTCGCGTTCAGTAGAAACAAGAGGTGGTGACAAACGTCCAATGCTTTCCGATTTACGTGAATCTGGAGCAATTGAACAAGATGCCGATATGGTTGTATTTATATACAGACCTGAATACTACGGTTTGGATCAAGATGAAAATGGTTTGCCTACAGAAGGAATTGGCGAGATTATTGTAGCAAAACATAGAAATGGTTCATTGGACACTGTTCGTTTGAAATTCATTAAAGAGTTAACTAGATTTGACAATCTGGACGCATTTGACACTATGGATTACGGAACTAGTTTTGTTCCTAACAAAGATTTTGACAATAGTTCAGATACAATTACGTTAGGTAGTAAAATGAATGATGACGACATTCCTTTAGGCAATAATTTAGATGACATACCTTTTTAG